The stretch of DNA CCGTCTTGCGGGAGTACAGCGGAAAGGCACGCACCACGGCACAAGCGCTGGCAAAGATGTTCTCGCGCTCGCAGACCAGCACCACGCTCTCCTCGCTCACATTGAGCACATGATTCTTCACCAGACGCGTGATGGCGTGGGCGCGCGAGGCGGTATTGTGACGCGACGCCTTCAACGGCAGGGACGCCACTGTGGCCACATCCAGATACAGCGACACCTTGTCCGTGGGCGCCGGATGAAGACAGGCAATGGCGTTCAGGAAGGTCTCCTCGGTCACGCGCGGGCACAGCTTGCTGGCCAGATTGTCGAACTTCAGGAGATTCAGATGGCGCAGCTGTCCGATGATCAGCACGGGGTGTGCCTGCGGATCGCTGGCGCTCAGCGAGCCATTAATTCTGATGTCCGTGGCCATCTGGAAGAGTAACAGGAATGAGAAATGCGTCAGACTGTGCTCGGCAAATGCGTTAAGCCGTGCGATAAGCTGCGTTTGCTCTGTATCTAATCAGAGTTAATCTCGGGATTTACTACATTGCAAAGTGCCCCACATCGTTATCAGTCGACGACTTTGCCCAGTccatacataaacacacactaaATTGATGCTGTCCAGGCATAAATCAAAGCCCCGATAGAAATGCGTGTGCTTAAAAGCAATGGGGAATGTTCTTacaggcaattaaaaatgttttaagcgAAAGATTTCACAGTCTGCAGCTGCACCCCATAGGAATGCGGAAATCTACGCTCCAAATGGATGCTTCCTAGGGAAGATGAAACGTTCTGGCTGGAGCAACGAAAAGCTACTCCTTCGTTGAGTCTCACAGCAAAACTGATCATTGATCCAGGgacaatatttatatttatgggcAGCTCAGGGCAGCTGTTGGCTAAAGTGATAAGCTCTCATATCATTCTGCAAACATGCTAACCCAATTTAGGGCGTTTATTTAGGAACACTTTCCAGAGCACAATGAAGTAGCTGCTCCTGTTGAGTGAGTAAATCATTTCTTATCGCACCAGTGGCAAACATAACTCAAACTATGGTCAATAGATTGGCCCACAACTGTTAGACACCAAATTGTTCACTCTATGTGGCGCACACTGTACTTGctgcacaccacacacatttACAGCTATACGTGCACATGTTTACGTGCTCTTTTGGAGATCGCTTCGCGAGATTagtggggcagagagagaacgcCTAAGAACCTGATGTGACCTTGAGCGAGCGTAACGGGACCAACAAGTGGGTCGTTGACCGCTTTGCGGGTGGTCCCCACTTGCGGGGCCGCAGTATAACGGCAAATTGCAGCGCTGCCCGAGCGTAGCGCCCCACTGCTCTACAAGAATATTATCTTGTTTGTCCATGGCGTTGCGCTGCGctgtttatgcaaatattttgcggGTTATTTTTAGCATCTGTTGTTGTTCGCCAAAAATTCGGCGTCAGCAAGCGAATTGAGCTCGGTGCGTTGTCGGCTGTTTTTGGATAGCCATTAGTTAAACTGATCAATTTCAGTACAAATCTGAAACTCTTTTTAGCATTCGCAACCCGTTTGGCACCTGTTTTTTTGGCTCTCACCTTTCCAATGCGGCTGCTGTAGCTGCGGGATACAAATCTGTGTAGGGCCTGAGCGCAGTGCAGTAAACGCATTAACCGGCGCTCGGATAGCAGATCGCTGGATAAATATGTCCTCTAAATTGTGCACTGTCAGTGCAATTCGATTCgaaaaattttgtttaattttgccAATTTGACTTGAACTCAGTGTGACCGCGTGGTTgccaataaaatataccgtctgacccttaaaaatataccgaaggATAAATTATCTTTTTCAATAACCACCAAAACTATACCGATGAAAATTATATTCCTCGACTttaatattctgtttaatattgcTGGCATGCTAAGACTCTCAGagcagaaaatataatttctgaTGATTAATGAATCAACTGATTACATAATTGACTAGTTTTCAAGACGTTCGTTTATTCGATTGTTTATCATATAGCGATCTTGAATAATGTATTAAAGTATACCATACCGCAGCAATATTTCGATACTCCAAACATCGACTGCACTAGATCCTTTTTATAACGGTCTGGCATCCCCTTTTTCCCTGGAAGTATCGATATTCTGACATATCGAAGCGtcccaaacaaaacaaacgcctggaaaaaacaaataaacggCGCCGCTCTATTTTAAAAGAATAAACAATAAGCTAGCCATGACCGACATGAGCGATGTGGACCCATCCGACTATCACAGACGGCTCAAGCAAATCTTCAACAACGAAATTCGACTGCAAAACCGCGAGGCGAACATCAGCAAACGAAGCTCCAGATTCCACAGCAATCTCCGTGAGTGGCCCCGCCAGCATTTAACCCATAGCAGCAGTACAGTCAATGCATTTTTACAGTGGGCGCCAAGGAGGCCATCGACCGGCAGCATCGGGACTTTGGCAAGCTGCGGAAAACGTTGATGGAGCGCTGCCAGGAACTGGACCGGCGCTACGCCTTGGGCGAGGCATTGAGTCGGCTGCTGGAGGCGACGCGGCAGCACAATGCGGACATGGAGGCGCAGCTGTTGCGACACACGACAGAGGCCAAGCAGCGCAGCAACGAGCTGATGGAATGGTTTGTTTCCGGCCCGCCCCCTCTCAATAGTTGACctcaacaaacattttctttgtatgttttttgctattttggCAGCATGCACACGCTCAAGCAGGCAACGGGCACGTACATCAACCACAAGGAACTGCCTGCGCGTCTTAAAGGGATTACAGTGGTGCGGTCCGCAGATGGCGACGCCAAGTGGATACCCTTTGATCTGGATGGCAACGACACCAATGGCCTGCACACGCTGTGGCGGTGCCTGCACTCGCGCAGGGACAACGCCAGCAAGTGGCGGCAGCTCCTAGCGGATCAGGAGGTGTCCGCTCCCGTTACGCCATGCGCTAATGACAGAACGAAAGCAAAGGCGACGTCGAGGTGCAGCAATGTTGTGCCGACATCTATAATTGAGATTGATCTCACCTCGCCGACGAATGGCGACTCATGatatgccgctgctgctgccgctgctactcCACAGTGACAGTGTGcaccccgctgctgctccacagtGACAGTGCTCCCCCGCTTAgcattaaatttgaattaataataatatgtaaCTCGTCTTAAGTTATACGCAAATGAGAAAATTCCAAAGTCCTCCACAGAACCCGCAGATCGAATCGTTCGGCATACATCATCCAataagtacacacacacacgcgcggtGCGCGATCtatgcactcacacacataaacgGGCATTGTTTTAATTGCTCCGActtgcgtgtgtttgtgcggaTTATCAGGCGAGTGGGGCACCTACAAAAACGCAACGGCAGAGATTTGACAGGTTCAGTCGGTGtccaagcaagcaagcaaccAGCAGAATGCTCACCGAACTACTCTTGACGATCTGCACCGGAGCGTTTCTATATCTCTCGTACCGCTATGCTGTCGGTCGGACTGTTGGCTTTCCGCCGGGTTAGTCCGGCAATCCACCTGCAACCCTCCCAGGAGCTAATTGTGAACGATTCTCTGCACGCAGGTCCGCCGCGTATCCCGTTCTTTGGCAGCTatctcttcctgctgctgctcaactaCAAATATCTGCACAAGGCTGCACTCACGCTGACCCGCTGGTACAAGTCGGACATCATTGGCCTGCACGTTGGCCCGTTTCCCGTGGCCGTGGTGCACAGCGGCGAGGGGGTGCGCGAGGTGCTCAACAATCAGGTTTTCGATGGACGTCCCGGCCTCTTCCTGGCGGCCATGCGCGACCCCGGCGATGAAGTTCGCGGTAAGATTTCAATCAATCCTGTGCGAGTGCTGATAAGAGTGAATccacttgaaaaaaaataacgGGGTCAATTGCTTATTAATTGCCTGCCAAAGAGGCAGGAAAACATTCGCTTATCGTTCCAATGGAAAAGGTTTATTGCGCTGCGCAAGTTGAACATAGAAAATATACGTAGGAGTTGGAGAagtttattaataaatttccCAACCAGAAACCAGCGAAGAATTGAACCCCCCTCGTACATGCAAGGTGCTGTTCTTCGCTGTGGGGAGGACCAACGACTTATTCACCACACGCAGGGAGACGAGCGCTATAAAGGGATAAATTCATCTTGTTGCGTAGCACTATTAGGAGTGTGCCTCTTATAAtactaaatataattaatattccCCTTTCTGCAGGCATCTTCTTCCAGGAGGGTGCTCTCTGGAAGGAGCAGCGTCGCTTTATACTCCGCTACCTGcgtgactttggctttggtcgCCGCTTTGACGAACTGGAGCTGGTCATCAAGGAGCAAATCACAGACATGCTGGACATGATACGCAACGGACCCAAGTACCCACACGAGCAGGTGCTGGTGAAGCCAGGCGGCTACAGggtgcagctgccgctgctcttcaATCCCTTCTCGGTGAACTGCCACTTCCACATTGTCTACAACGAGCGGCAGACGCGTGCGGAGATGGCCGGGCTGGTGCGCCTCGTGCAGATGGGCATGCAGTTCCAGCGTCACGCCGACGACTATGGCAGGCTGCTGAGCATTATGCCTTGGATACGGCACGTGTGGCCCGAGTGGAGTGGCTACAAGAAGCTCAACGAATCGAATCAGTTTATGCGCGAGTTCTTCGCGCAGATTGTGGATCGCCACATCGAGAGCTACGAGGAGGGCAGCGAGCGCAACTTCATGGATCTCTACATCAACGAAATGAAGTCCTGTCCGGGCTATGGCTTCAATCGCGAGCAGTTCATCATGGGCCTGCTCGACTTTTCCATCCCGGCCTTCACCGCTGTCGGTGTGCAGTTGTCGCTGCTCATCCAGTACCTGATGCTGTATCCCGCGGTGATGCAGCGCATACAGCGCGAGATTGATGAGGTTGTGGGTTGCGGCCGGCTGCCCACGCTGGAGGATCGCAAGAGCATGCACTACACGGAGGCGACCATACGCGAGGGCATGCGCATCGAGACGCTGGTGCCCTCCGATGTGCCGCACAAGGCCATGGAGGATACCGAGCTGCTGGGCTATCACATACCTAAGGACACCATTGTGGTGCCCAGTCTGTATGCCTATCACTCGGATGCTCGCGTGTGGTCCGATCCGGAGGCGTTTCGTCCCGAACGCTTCCTCGACGACCAGGACGAACTCTGCCTCAAGCTGGACGTGTCCTTTCCCTTTGGCGCCGGCAAGCGACTCTGCGCGGGCGAAACTTTTGCACGCAACATGCTCTTCCTCATGACATCGGCGATGTGCCAGAACTTTAACTTTGTGCTGGCGCCCGGCGATCAGTTGCCCGACTTGTCCAAGAACAATAATGGGCTGATCATCAATCCGCCCGACTtctggctgcagctggaggatcgCAGATGTGTTTAGAATAATTATTTGCTAAGAAAATGTTAGGTGTAGCGACATATGTTTGGTTTCATGGTAAATAGATGTGAATTAAGTTAATAGAAATCCAATTCCGAGTCGGAGGAGTGCTGCGATGGCGGGATGGCCACCGACATGCGCGAGCACGTGCACGGCGCCTCCCATTGCTCGAACTCGAAGTCTGTAAACTCGAGACtatcgtcgtcatcgtcctgGCTGTGTTCCGGCAGCTCGTTTGTTACGTCTTCCTGCCGCACAGCCAAGCTCACGTGCTGTTGCAGCGTTGCCAGTTCGCGTGtcagcagctcctgcttgcTCATGATGTCCTCCATTAAAGACTTGAGCTTCGAGATGGTTTGCTCGTGCTCCTCGAGCTTGTCGCGCAGCATTCGGTTCTCggcacagcagctgcaacgaTTCAAGGCCGCGTACATGGCCAACTTCTTGTCATCCGACTCTGCGCATTTGCTactgtgggagagagagaagcgttGAGCCGATAGCAGCCCTGAGGCGTTGGCCACTCCACTTACATGGTATTTATATTCGAATGCGTGTTGTGGGCATGTTCCGGGCACGGATTCGACATATTTGAGACTATAAATTTACGCGCACAAATCAGCAGTTGTCTCTGTTGATTGTTGTCTAGAATTAAACAACGATTCGAGCTGACAGACATCGACAGGCTGGCTAGTAACAGCAAATTGAACTCTGAACTCTATGGGAACATTGCTAAAATTCGATCACACGATCTGCAATCGTTTGTTTACCCACAACAGACTTTTTTCTACGTCTCTCACACACAGCCCCCTAGGATCTAGATCTACCAAATTTTAATAACTTGAGTTTGCTTGGCACATAAAGATTATCTGTGCCGCGAAACCCAATACCAAATGCAACTGATAATGATTCAGTTTTGGCCAGGTgtcaatcaataaaatatctgtaaaaaaaaacaagctaCTGTTATCGGCCAAAAAGTGATAAGATTAAatagtgccactgccacgacAATGTAAGTACCCTAACTAGTCCGCTAATAGGGATTACTGGAGATTAGGGAACATTGAACTCATTTCTGACAGCAGGCCAGGAACGAAGACATTcctaattgaaatatttgcaagtTTAAGAAGCAAAATGTCCGATCTTTAGTGACCGACTAAGAGTTTTAAGTGGAGGTAATAATtactaaatatatgtacattaattaCAGCACAATTTGGACTCTTCAGATCCACATAATTGGCTTTCCAAGCTAGGATTGTGGGCTGTGCATTTTGCGTGCTTCTTGCCGacatttattccattttgcCAGTACTATTCCTGGTTTTCTGTCCACAGAAACTGGAGGAGTATTTTAGGCTGTACGATAATTCTCTTTCAAATTCAATGCAGGAAATGTGAGAACCTTTTGGACAAACAGCTTCGAAATGTTCTGCTTTTAACAAGAACTTATCCATTGGCCTTAGTttattgtgtttgtattttacAATTTGGTTAAAACTGACTGTTAAAACTTGAAACTTAGGGCTAATTTATGCTACGTATGGGCATGGTATAAGCGCGAGAGTTCCACCGTTCGTACCCCAATTATTGCTTCGAATTTTCCTAAATAACAGCTTAAAGACTAACGGACACTACAATGATTTCTATTCACGTTGGCCACGGACCTCCACAATCCATGCCAGTTTTAATTGGCTAATACTGGCAGCTGCCACCACAACTTTCCCTCATTTGAAGCggaagaaggagcagcgcGCAAGTTCCTTCTGGGATCTCCGTTCGATCAGTAGTAAGCCTGCTTAATGGCCGCACTGGTGATGAGGAAAGCGGAGCCTATCAGCATAAAGGTGATGATTTTGAGAGCGCTGGGTCTACCGGAAGAGTCTGTgaaagagagtggaaaataTCAGACAATAAATTCAAGTAAAAGTGCAAATAAGTCTGCAAATATTCAGCGCCAAGTGTGCAGTTTTTCATCTAAAGTTTAGCCACAAATCTGCCTGAATTGACTCACTTTTCTTATTGGGCATTACGCGTATGCATTGCTTCTGCTCGGTGTTTGTTTGATAACCAAATTTGCACTGGCAGACGGAGTTGCGGCATTCAACATTCTCGGGATCCTTTTCCACGTGACATTCGGTGGCCTTCGTGCAGGATTCCCCAGTTCTAAGAAACATTTAATCAGCATTGACAATCCAGTGGAGTGTGGAGAATAGTTGCTTACCTCGCTTTACCTCACAGATGCCATTCTTCTCGTGCTGCTCATCGGAACAGGCGCACTTGCCCTcggtgctgcagctggccagcaGCGGTTTGCACTGCTCATCCTCAATGCattcctcctccagctcctcagCTAAAGAATGAGTTGAGTTTCAGCTATGCCGAGAGCAGATTGCAAACGTTCTACGCACCTTCCTTGAGGCACTGATCCTTGAAGTGCACGTAGCCCTTGCGGCACTGACAGGAGCGTGTCTGCTCCTCGGAGTCCTTGCTCGTGCAGGCCGTATTGTCCGGTATGCACTCATCATCCTCGGAGCACTCAGCATTAATGCCACGCACGCAGGTCTCATCCTTCTCAAAGTAGTTATCCGCGCAGACGCACAGGCGATTCGAGCACACGGAATGATCGACGGGGCAGCCATCGTTGGAGTCACATTCGGCGCCCAGGCCATGCTTGTACTCGCACAGCTGCTTGATGGCATCGTACAGCGCGTACTCCTCGCAGGTGCAACGTCTGGGTATGTCCGGGTGGCAATAGGAGGCGCCAAAGGGACTGCACTGACTGTTCGATGTGCAGGAGAGATGATACTGTATAGCTGTGGGCAGAGTGAGGGGAGCGGTTAGAGCTGCTCAGGGTCAGAGATGTCCTTTGGCACTTACGCTTCCTGCAATTGCGCAGATCGTGCTCGTAAAAGTAATTCTTTTGGCATACACAGGACTTGGACAGCTCATCgaactcgtactcgcactcgtccGTGCTCTCTGCTATCTCGCCGAGCTCTGTGGGGGGAAAGGGAGCACTTTAATGTCTAATAATGGAGTGGAAATATGCGCTACACACCCGCAAAGCATTTGCCATTCCGCGCGTAGTAGCCCTGCCGGCACAGGCacactttgctgctgcagatggagTGGGGCAGACCCGTGCAGGTCTTGCCATTTTccgtgcagctgctgccatctGGAAACACACTGAACATTAGCCGAGAGCTACAACAAGCAGGAGATTAGCATACACTTCTTGTCCTCCCCATCCTCATCATCCCGGCTGGAGCCCAACGTTGAGTACGTCTTGATATCCTCATCATCGAAGCGGAAGAGTGCGGGCAAATGGCGGCGATAATTGTAGCTGGAGGTgcgacgactgcgactgcgactccggctgctcgtgctcgtggaggcggtggctgtggccacATGCCTCACGCTGCGTCCCAGCTCCTTGAGATCGCGCAGCTCGTACTTCTCTATGCTCGTCTGCACGGCAATCTCGTGTGAGCGCGGGGAGCGCGGCGAGAGCAGTGCCTTCGTTTCGCCATTGGTCAGCGAGAAGGAGACCTGAGCGGCGGCATCGACatgtgtggtggtggtggcggcggcggcggcggctgctggtggcggGGGAGCGTGCACAAAGGCCTTGGTTAGCTGCCGCCGGAAAAACAATGGGGTCTCCGCCGTGGGCTCCTCTGTGGGTGTCTCTGTGTTGGTTGCTTCGGtcgtgtcgtcgtcgtcgttgaggGTGGTGCTCGTTTCGTCGTCGTTGAGGGTCGTTGtggtgtcgtcgtcgttgagggtggtgctggtgtcgttgtcgttgttggtgGTGTCTGTAGTGCCCGCTCCGGGGCCTGCTGTTGTGCCAATTTCATCCACATAGGTGCATATTAGACCCACGCACTCGGCAGCGGCGCCCAGTGCATCACAGTCCTCATTAACGACGCAGGCATCGTTTTCTTCTAAGGTTGGGGCAGAAACAAAGGTTGAGAGGTCAAAGGTCACAGTGCACTGTGGTTACTTGCAGACTTACCCATTGATTTGCGACGGCATATGTTTCCATATCTATTGTAATAGCCATTTGCACAGCCGCAAACGTTTTGCTGACAGCTAACCGATGCGCGATCGTAGCCAAAATAGCAATCCAAGTCCTGCCGTAAAGCAACCAAAGAAATGCGGCAGGGATATGGCAAAAGTGTGTGGGGGATTTGTCAGCCTGTCACTCACCGTATCACAGGACTCGCCGAGTCCATTCAGTGGCCTACACTTGCCACGCACATAGTTATGGCCATCGGCGCAATCGCAGACCCCGGCTTTACAGTTGGCTCCCGTTGGCATAAGATTGCATTGGGCGGTCTCGTCGCATGTGTCACCAATGTGTGACGTCGTCAGGCATCGCGTGAAGTCCGCCGACAGCACCGCATCAAAGTTGGGGCATTCGCACTGGCCGTTGCCCAAATCGCAGCTGGAGCCGTCAGCTGTGCAGTCCGCCTCGCTTTCACATGGCCAAAAAACGGCCGAGGCGCCACCGTCGCCTGCAAAAACGAATCAATCATGAGTGGGTGTTTATAAATACGCTTTTAATAATCGTAACCCCCCGgtccaacaccaacaaaaacgaCCTACTTCACGGGCTTCTACAGCGTCTTAATTATTCATCCTTTGGCTCCGCGCTTCCCACAATCAATTGCTAATTGATTGGGCCGCAGACTCGTCAATCTTTTGCGCGCCTGCCGCGCCCACTTATCCAGCAGTTTGTGGCTGATTATGAGCCACATAAAAGCCGCAACTTGGCAACTTCCTACCCGCACGCAACGTGCCGGGGGGGCTACAAATTTATTACGTAGACGCCAACGACTTCCGGACCGCATAGAaaaatttccatgcaaaacATTATCAAGCACAGGATGAGAGCTGGAACTTGGCCCGTCGCTTTGCCactttaatttccattttccgtgGCCGGCAAAACAATTTCTCAAAGGACCGAGAAGTGACTCGACCTTGAGGGGCCCATGGCCCAAGACCTTTCGTGAGACAggctctgtgtgtgagagggCAAAGTACGAGGCACTTGACCTTGATTGTGCTCGCATTAATTACTTCCAGAGTTCTTTAATGTTATGACtggccgtttgccgtttgtcgATATTTGTACAACAATTTTGGGGCCCCGTTTGGGGCCTCACACCCGAATTAATCGGTGCTTTAATTCCATTACCGGAAATTGCACGAAACATTTGTGTGGCCAGTACTTGGCCCGTTTGGTTCTCTCAGCGCGGTTTACCTTGTGGATGGAGCACAACACACAGGACGCCGAGCGTCAGGAAACACTTGAGATTTGACATTTTctgcactcttttttttgggccacTGATTTTCACGAACTGCTGGCGAAACTGGCCAAAAGGCAACTGAATCTAGCAGCAATCTAGCCGGGATTGGGCACTTCTGTGTGCCGAGTGTTCGATTCCGGTTAATCTTATCTGCCGAGTAATAAAAATGCTTAAACATCAATGATTAACCCGGTGGCAATTGGGTGGGCTGAGCCCTGCGCCGTGCGGCGTTGGTTTTCCCAGATAATCCTCCGCACATATGGAGTCCATATGCCATTTGGAGTTTTTGCAAATCGGTTGCCAGGGATACAGTAGCTATCCCCATAGCTGGACAATGTTTCCGCTGCCCACGCCTGCCTCTCAGCGCCTGTCGCTGTATCAGTAGCGATATAGAAAAAACCACAACCACTTATCAGCCTCTAACACCTGGCTGTGCACACCTGTTCCACCCGCTTTTAATGAGTGTGGTAAAAAGTTGAACCtattctgtgtttttgttgtgttattTTAAAGATTCAAACTGATAATGCTGAGGCGGCAAATAGTTGACAGCGTTTAAGCTTGTTACAGGCGGAGCGGAAATTTGTTTCGAGCAGAGACAAGAATGAAAGAATAAAGTTGAATTATCGCCTGGCAAATAATCTATGAATCACTTCTcacccattcattcattcagcttTGATTGATACCCGTGGAAATGCCATGTTATTACAATTAActttatttatagaaatagataatattaagaatttaaaatgtttctttttctgcctCTCTACAGCACGACGGATACAAAGGGGAGGTGGATTCCGTGCAATTCCGTCGGAGACCCAATTATATGTAACATTAATCATCAAATAGTTCCACGGGGACCAGCATATATGCCTTTCGTATTTATCTCTATCTTCACTAATGATGATAGAGcctcaaattgattttcaaacTGAAGCTCAACAGGTTCTAAGTAACTTAAATTCATATTATTAAATGCAGGAAATGTTTCCTAGCAAACACTACAGCTAGAGAGCTTCGAGAATGTCTCctaaaatgccacaaaatgtaataTTATTCATCAAATTTGTAAATCGAGACAGAAACTTAGCTGAGTTTTCCTGATGTCCTGtctgccatttattttgtataattttacAATAGTTGTTCGTTGAGCGATTGCTTCATTGAAAGTGAGCTGTGCCACATTTAATTGGCATTAATTGACATTCGTCATAGAAAAAACTGTCCATTTAAAATCGATTAGATTCGGCTACGGACGAGCTGTGCTTTCTTGTGCACTGCAAAATGGTCAAAATAGAACGAGAAAAATACGtacacatgtgcatatgtCAATTATTAAGAGTTCGAACAGGCAGCATACCGATTTACACTCTGATCCAAATAGTTGCAATTTACTGGGGTATTGAGACAAATTCGATTTAAATAAATCCGATCCCATTAAGATTCGTCAAACACAAATTCTAATATCCATTTGGACGTTGATATTGCAAGCTATTTccttatttaattgaattttcagactgtttttgttgtggtttctgGATAAGAGTCAACTTCAGCATCAACTGAgaacaaaatatgaaatggcTTACCAAGTAACTATCAATCTACACGGTATACACAAAGTCTTACCACaagttgtggttttttttttttggctgaagCCTGCAAGAGTTCACAGACTTATCTTTTATTTAAGTCCATTTGTTACAACCATGTCTGTCATATACAACAGCAAAGATTCGATTGTTAATGGACAGCACTTTAGGGAACTGCCATAAAACAACTTAATCAgtttttcatagtttttaaaatgaatacaaatgaacaaaggGTTTAATTAAAGTAATCCTTCCCTTTCAAATCATTTTCAGCACGTTCTCTGGCAGCTATTAATAAGtggaataaattataattaagttACCAAAAGTGTGTTTCTATATATAGTTATTATATGTAAATTTCAGGCTAATTTAATTGCCCTTTCAACACATGAAGCCAATCCATTA from Drosophila subobscura isolate 14011-0131.10 chromosome O, UCBerk_Dsub_1.0, whole genome shotgun sequence encodes:
- the LOC117896003 gene encoding probable cytochrome P450 304a1, giving the protein MLTELLLTICTGAFLYLSYRYAVGRTVGFPPGPPRIPFFGSYLFLLLLNYKYLHKAALTLTRWYKSDIIGLHVGPFPVAVVHSGEGVREVLNNQVFDGRPGLFLAAMRDPGDEVRGIFFQEGALWKEQRRFILRYLRDFGFGRRFDELELVIKEQITDMLDMIRNGPKYPHEQVLVKPGGYRVQLPLLFNPFSVNCHFHIVYNERQTRAEMAGLVRLVQMGMQFQRHADDYGRLLSIMPWIRHVWPEWSGYKKLNESNQFMREFFAQIVDRHIESYEEGSERNFMDLYINEMKSCPGYGFNREQFIMGLLDFSIPAFTAVGVQLSLLIQYLMLYPAVMQRIQREIDEVVGCGRLPTLEDRKSMHYTEATIREGMRIETLVPSDVPHKAMEDTELLGYHIPKDTIVVPSLYAYHSDARVWSDPEAFRPERFLDDQDELCLKLDVSFPFGAGKRLCAGETFARNMLFLMTSAMCQNFNFVLAPGDQLPDLSKNNNGLIINPPDFWLQLEDRRCV
- the LOC117896006 gene encoding uncharacterized protein LOC117896006, translated to MSVSSNRCLILDNNQQRQLLICARKFIVSNMSNPCPEHAHNTHSNINTISKCAESDDKKLAMYAALNRCSCCAENRMLRDKLEEHEQTISKLKSLMEDIMSKQELLTRELATLQQHVSLAVRQEDVTNELPEHSQDDDDDSLEFTDFEFEQWEAPCTCSRMSVAIPPSQHSSDSELDFY
- the LOC117896005 gene encoding kinetochore protein Spc25, with product MTDMSDVDPSDYHRRLKQIFNNEIRLQNREANISKRSSRFHSNLLGAKEAIDRQHRDFGKLRKTLMERCQELDRRYALGEALSRLLEATRQHNADMEAQLLRHTTEAKQRSNELMECMHTLKQATGTYINHKELPARLKGITVVRSADGDAKWIPFDLDGNDTNGLHTLWRCLHSRRDNASKWRQLLADQEVSAPVTPCANDRTKAKATSRCSNVVPTSIIEIDLTSPTNGDS
- the LOC117896001 gene encoding uncharacterized protein LOC117896001 isoform X2; translation: MSNLKCFLTLGVLCVVLHPQGDGGASAVFWPCESEADCTADGSSCDLGNGQCECPNFDAVLSADFTRCLTTSHIGDTCDETAQCNLMPTGANCKAGVCDCADGHNYVRGKCRPLNGLGESCDTDLDCYFGYDRASVSCQQNVCGCANGYYNRYGNICRRKSMEENDACVVNEDCDALGAAAECVGLICTYVDEIGTTAGPGAGTTDTTNNDNDTSTTLNDDDTTTTLNDDETSTTLNDDDDTTEATNTETPTEEPTAETPLFFRRQLTKAFVHAPPPPTHVDAAAQVSFSLTNGETKALLSPRSPRSHEIAVQTSIEKYELRDLKELGRSVRHVATATASTSTSSRSRSRSRRTSSYNYRRHLPALFRFDDEDIKTYSTLGSSRDDEDGEDKKYGSSCTENGKTCTGLPHSICSSKVCLCRQGYYARNGKCFAELGEIAESTDECEYEFDELSKSCVCQKNYFYEHDLRNCRKPIQYHLSCTSNSQCSPFGASYCHPDIPRRCTCEEYALYDAIKQLCEYKHGLGAECDSNDGCPVDHSVCSNRLCVCADNYFEKDETCVRGINAECSEDDECIPDNTACTSKDSEEQTRSCQCRKGYVHFKDQCLKEAEELEEECIEDEQCKPLLASCSTEGKCACSDEQHEKNGICEVKRELGNPARRPPNVTWKRIPRMLNAATPSASANLVIKQTPSRSNAYA
- the LOC117896001 gene encoding uncharacterized protein LOC117896001 isoform X1; this encodes MSNLKCFLTLGVLCVVLHPQGDGGASAVFWPCESEADCTADGSSCDLGNGQCECPNFDAVLSADFTRCLTTSHIGDTCDETAQCNLMPTGANCKAGVCDCADGHNYVRGKCRPLNGLGESCDTDLDCYFGYDRASVSCQQNVCGCANGYYNRYGNICRRKSMEENDACVVNEDCDALGAAAECVGLICTYVDEIGTTAGPGAGTTDTTNNDNDTSTTLNDDDTTTTLNDDETSTTLNDDDDTTEATNTETPTEEPTAETPLFFRRQLTKAFVHAPPPPAAAAAAATTTTHVDAAAQVSFSLTNGETKALLSPRSPRSHEIAVQTSIEKYELRDLKELGRSVRHVATATASTSTSSRSRSRSRRTSSYNYRRHLPALFRFDDEDIKTYSTLGSSRDDEDGEDKKYGSSCTENGKTCTGLPHSICSSKVCLCRQGYYARNGKCFAELGEIAESTDECEYEFDELSKSCVCQKNYFYEHDLRNCRKPIQYHLSCTSNSQCSPFGASYCHPDIPRRCTCEEYALYDAIKQLCEYKHGLGAECDSNDGCPVDHSVCSNRLCVCADNYFEKDETCVRGINAECSEDDECIPDNTACTSKDSEEQTRSCQCRKGYVHFKDQCLKEAEELEEECIEDEQCKPLLASCSTEGKCACSDEQHEKNGICEVKRELGNPARRPPNVTWKRIPRMLNAATPSASANLVIKQTPSRSNAYA